The sequence below is a genomic window from Carassius auratus strain Wakin chromosome 42, ASM336829v1, whole genome shotgun sequence.
CAAtagtaatttgtaaataatacaatttatttatttatttacttatttaatttaattatagttacattttgacCCCTATTCTCCTGAGAACCAGAAATAAAAAGCTttgtcaattttgtatttttgatgtcattacattgtttagcgcttaagagagaaaaaaaaggtaaaatacattttttgctaaattatattttatgtactcTGTAGATAACACCAAAATTGACAAAATGATAAGAATAGACATGAAATCAGTCAATTCAGGATTTTTTAGACCAAACTTTAAGGATGGTTCTCAactatgttataaaatatataacaaaatgattTGATATACCATTTTGCTTTATACAATATGTGTTCAAAAATCCATAAACTGGGTTTTCCATTAAGCACAATGTTATCTTTACACTGTATCTAATTTGCACATTAAAGTGCTTGTTGGAACAGCGTgctgaaaaaagaagtgtaataatgagAGTGGTAATTGgccattttcataataatatctaAAAGTTCATTACAATATTGCTATATAATTTGTTTTCCTATGCAATTCTTTTGTCTCCCAAAATGCACAATACAGTAAACATGCTTTTAGTGGTTTCCTCTCTACATGTGTAAAATTATGTCCTTTTTCATAACAGGAagtcatattttaatttgaagcCCCATaaatattttcctgatatgttgatttatgacaaacAATTTGAAAGTTAATcagatttaaattataataacaaaatattatcatatctCAATAAGGATGTACAGTCAGGTACAGGTAAAAACCAAGAAGAGGGAGTGTTCATGGTGAAACATCTAATCATTTGGTATTTCGGGAAAGCCCTGAATGTGCCCTGTACAGCACATCCAGACTGAAAAATGTGGCATCTCACAGAAATTTGCTAAAATACACTGCGTTCCAAATTATTAGTGACATCAATATCAATAGGATTTACAATAAAGAGTCTGctcttttttgtgttgtttttcacatCTTTTTTGATAACTGCTATCAATCTCAGACAGGTTTGTTCAATAGTTTGCCAGGTTTTCTTAGGTAAATGGAAACCCTATTTAAAGATGCTGTTCCACATTATTAAGCAAGTCACAGTTCTCATGAAATAAATATGGTGAGGAAGAAGGATATTTCTGAAGAGGAAAACTATTAAACAATGCAATGTCTTGCAAAAggcaaaaaaacactattttgtgAAAAGCAAATAGAGATTATTGAACTGTCACaagatttgtgagtgacagaAGATGACATGAGAGCACAGAAGATCTTGGTCAGATGAAGATTTATTAAggaaagtttctgtcaaacaaatgaCAATCCtgcttatacagtattgttcaaaataatagcagtacaatgtgactaaccagaataatcaaggtttttcgtatatttttttattgctacgtggcagacaagttaccagtaggttcagtagattctcagaaaacaaacaagacccagcattcatgatatgcacgctcttaaggctgtgcaattgggcaattagttgaattagttgaaaggggtgtgttcaaaaaaatagcagtgtggcattcaatcactgaggtcatcaattttgtgaagaaacaggtgtgaatcaggtggcccctatttaaggatgaagccaacacttgttgaacatgcatttgaaagctgaggaaaatgggtcgttcaagacattgttcagaagaacagcgtactttgattaaaaagttgattagagaggggaaaacctataaagaggtgcaaaaaatgataggctgttcagctaaaatgatctccaatgccttaaaatggagagcaaaaccagagagacgtggaagaaaacggaagaaaccatcaaaatggatagaagaataaccagaatgacaaaggctcagccaatgatcacctccaggatgatcaaagacagtctggagttacctgtaagtactgtgacagttagaagacgtctgtgtgaagctaatctattttcaagaatccccgcaaagtccctctgttaaaaaaaaggcatgtgcagaagaggttacaatttgccaaagaacacatcaactggcctaaagagaaatggaggaacattttgtggactgatgagagtaaaattgttctttttgggtccaagggccacaggcagtttgtgagacgacccccaaactctgaattcaagccacagtacacagtgaagacagtgaagcatggaggtgcaagcatcatgatatgggcatgtttctcctactatggtgttgggcctatttatcgcacaccagggatcatggatcagtttgcatatgttaaaatacttgaagaggtcatgttgccctatgctgaagaggacatgcccttgaaatggttgtttcaacaagacaatgacccaaaacacactagtaaacgggcaaagtcttggttccaaaccaacaaaattaatgttatggagtggccagcccaatctccagaccttaatccaattgagaacttgtggggtgatatcaaaaatgctgtttctgaagcaaaaccaagaaatgtgaatgaattgtggaatgttgttaaagaatcatggagtggaataacagctgagaggtgccacaagttggttgactccatgccacacagatgtcaagcagttttaaaaaactgtggtcatacaactaaatattagtttagtgattcacaggattgctaaatcccagaaaaaaaaaatgtttgtacaaaatagttttgagtttgtacagtcaaaggtagacactgctatttttttgaacacacccctttcaactaattgcccaattgcacagccttaagagcgtgcatatcatgaatgctgggtcttgtttgttttctgacaatctactgaacctactggtaacttgtttgccacgtagcaataaaaaatatactaaaaaccttgattattctggttagtcacattgtactgctattattttgaacaatactgtagggcacccatttggccagcagcggccctggaTTGAATCATTACAAGTGAACATTACACTTTTGTGACACAGCCAGTTGGAATGCTGTTCGTGTGTAATTTTCGTCAACATCATTATGCTCTCCCAGTGGGCATTGCGTGCATCCCGTTTGAACAAACTCACTCCGGAGTAGCCATTTATCGACTCCCGCAGGCGGGGTTTCCTTCCTATCTTTACTTTTATCTCCTGGATGTGCTTGTAAAAGGTAGAAATATTTAAAGCTTTGAACACCATCGATGCAACTGAAGCTGCCGCCTAGCtcttgaaatcaaaataaaatggattaTCATAAACAAACGATTTTGTTCATCATGTTAATTTCATATTGCGCTGGAATGGTATGTAGCTGTGCTTGTTCAAGCAATCTAAAACACTGTGCTAACATTTACCAAATGTCAGTGGACTTCCAAACGGCTGAACAGATGTGCAGAGAACAGGGCGGTCAGTTATCTGTCCAGTCAAATGGATCAGATAAAGTTGTCGACTATCTTATTGATAACCTGATCGGGGACTTTTGGTCCGGACTCCATCTACCAAGCGACAAGTGTTTAAATAATACGAGCGCATTACGCGGAGAAGAATGGACCAACTTGGAGACCGAGGAAGCGCCTTGCCTTCCACTCTGCATGTCTGTCTCCAGCGACGGAACGCGGACGCCGAGACCATGCACGGACAAACTGGATGGGTTTTTGTGTGAGGACTCTCAAGGGGATCTTTGCAAAGGACGTGCGGTCATTCTGGATAATACACGGTGCATGAATGCGCCCTGTGAACATGTATGCACTCCTGTGAAAGCCGGATATAAGTGTTCATGCATAGAGCGATTCCGTGCAAATGCTCGAGATCCACGCCGCTGTGATTTTTATTGCGCAAAGAACGTTTGTGCGGCGTTGTGTATGAGAAGCGGGTCGGCGTGCTGGTGCCCGGCTGGTTTTGTTAGAAGCGACCAAAACTGCGAAGACATAAATGAATGTGATTCTAATCACGACTGCGCACACAAGTGCATAAACACCATAGGAAGTTATAGATGTGAATGCTATGAGCCTTTCATACTCGTTAATGGATCTGAGTGCACTCGTGTTCGTAGTTTTTATAATGGTATAAAAGTATTAACAACACCGTCACCGAATTATATAGCAAGAGGGACACTGTCTACCCCAGGAGAGTTTGCTGGGCTGATAATATTCCTGGTAATGGCTGGTTTTGCTCTATTAATACTTGTGCATTATTTACGCGGTCGTAAAGCAACTGTACAGGAATGCAATCCATCAGATTCTGGCGAGTTTCAAAAAACTGTATCTAAGTAAATGGAAACTTTATATAAAGATGGTGATGTCCCTTAGTGTAtctattatttcatttgtttactgTACACATTCTGTGAAGGATTAGATTTGATGGAATGACTGTTAAATCTCGTAATATGTTTGTGAACATATATGTAATATGCAAAGTAATGTACCCAGAATGACTTCAGTTTACAGCCAGATGAAACTGCACTATGAAAGTCATTTTCCATTTTACATAGGCGTACCTTTTCACTCAACCTGCCCTGTACGAAATACAAAGGGAAAAAGcgctttttataattatttaatgtatagtttattttgttgtatacAAACTTTATTCAAATTCTAAAGTTTACatgacattttcaaatttattttgtagaattcatttaaaaaagtgtttatcactattaaagtttttttattattattatttttttttttaatgaacaataaaaccaaaagctgattttttttaggTGTACCATTCATCAGTGTTTGTATCAGTATTGTTATCAATAATCAGTAATGTTCAATCAATATTGTTTAATTTAGTGTTATACATATGTTATAACATTTAAACAGCATGTTTTCTTCTAATGTCACAAGTCATAATCTCAAGTTTACTGGGTTTTACATGATTTGATTCTTTTGTGTGCGTTTATGAAGGGTACTGTTGAGAGATTGTCTTTTGTCCATGCTAAGTTACCGTAGTTTGGGTATGCTAACCACTAGAGGGCACTGCATGATTATTATTGATGGAGTCCAACGGATGGCTTAGGCTGCTCTGTGTGGTAGTAAAATAAAGAACGCTCTTGAATAAATAGAACGAGCCGTGTCTTACCTAATAACATGACATGGTGTCAGAATTAAGTACTCCACGCCGACATTAAGAGCAAAATGGCAAAGTTTGGACCTCCCGAGCCGTTCGATTTCTCGCAGCCAGCGGAGTGGCTTACATGGCGGCAGAGATTCTCCCGGTTTAGAGTTGCATCGAAGCTGGACAAAGAGAGCAGCGAAGTGCAGGTGAACTCGCTCTTGTACTCGATGGGGAGAGATGCCGAACCTATTTACGGCTCGTTTGTGTTTCCGGCGGCAACCGAGGCCATGCCACATCCAGAGTATGAGTTTAATCTAGTGATGCAGAAGTTTGATGAACACTTTGTCCCGAAAAGAAACGTCATCCACGATCGCGCCTGTTTTCATAAGCGGAACCAAAGGGCCGGTGAGACAGTTGAAGCTTTCGTGCGGAGCCTGTACGAGCTCGCGCAGCACTGCGAGTTCGGTGCGGGGAAAGACGAGCAGATCCGCGACCGGATCGTCATCGGGATAATGGACAAAGATGTTTCGCAAAAACTCCAGCTAGAGGCGGACCTGACTCTGGAAAGAGCTATCCAGCTTGCACGGCAAAGTGAACAAgtgaaacaacaaagtgcagagcGTGTGGAAACAACAGTGAATGAGGTGAGACGGAAACAGTATAATAGCACAAGGAGGAGCTATGATAAACCACGGCAGGGACAAGAACAGAAATACAGCGAGAACAAATTGAATTGTCAGAGATGCAACAGGATGCATGATAAAAAGTAAATCCCTGTCCAGCCCGTAACAAAAGGTGCAGGAAGTGCAATAAAATCGGCCATTTCGAGGCCGTGTGTAAATCCAAGATGCTGAAAGAAGTCAGAGCAGAGGCTGTTATGGATTCAGATGAGGATTCATTTTTTATTGGAGAACTATTCCTGAGAGCAACcacaaggtcaaaaccaaacatcaTTGAGGAGTCAAACGCCGATACTGACTGGGATGTAGAGCTACTTGTGAATGGCAGTCCAGTGGATTTTAAAATCGATACAGGTGCGGATACCACTGTTATGACTGAAGAGGCTTTCAGCAAATTACGTCAAAAACCAAAACTGAACAAGTCCAGGCCAACAGTGTACAGCCCAGGTGGGAAAGTCCGATGCGTGGGCAAGTTCCTTGCCACCACTACATACAAAGGTCAGAAATACCAATACTGGATTACAGTTGTTAAAGGACAGTATGTTAGTAACTTGTTGGGCAAGGCAGTGGCAAAGCATATGGGGCTGGTAGAAAGAGTCAATGCTATCACTAGTGACTTAACAAGTGATGTGTTTGGGGAAATAGGACTACTGAACTGTGAGCCTGTAAAGATCGAGCTGACTGAGGAAGCAGTCCCATATAGCGTCAACACGCCACGCAGAGTTCCGTTTCCGCTCCTTCCAAAAGTAGAGAAAGAGCTAAAGCGTATGCTGAGCCTCGAAATAATTGAGGAAGTTACAGAGCCGACAGATTGGTGTGCCCCAATGGTGCCCGCTCCAAAACGCAACAAGGACGAAGTCAGAGTGTGTGTGGATTTGAAACGCTTGAACAAGGGAGTGAAGCGTGAACGTTATATTTTGCCCACATTGGATGATATAACACCTAAGCTGGCAGGAGCCAAGGTTTTCTCCACTCTGGATGCCTCTAGCGGGTTCTGGCAAATTCCATTGGACCCGAGCTGCCAAAAATTGACAACCTTCATTACCCCAATGGGCCGGTTTTGCTTTAAACGTCTGCCATTTGGCATTACATCAGCGCCAGAGATTTTCCAGCGGCTGATGACCGACCTGCTCAAAGGCTTAGAAGGGACTGTCGTTGTAATGGATGATATCCTGGTTTATGGATCTACAAAAGAGGAACATGACCGCCATCTCGACGCGGTGTTGCGGACGGTTAAGGCGTCCGGTCTCAAGCTCAACAGGGCCAAGTGTCACTTTCGGAAGACTGAACTGCAGTTCTTTGGACACATCATTAGCGCGGATGGCGTGAAGCCTGATGAAAGCAAAGTGGAGGCTATCGCTCAGATGTCCAGCCCCTCCAACGTGGAGCAGCTGCGGCAGGTGCTTGGACTGGTTAACTATGTTGGAAAATTCCTGCCAGGCCTGTCTTCAGTGTTGCATCCACTCACTAACCTGCTCAAGAGAGAGACTGCGTGGGTTTGGGGTGAGCCTCAGGAGCAAGCATTTAACAAAGCAAAAGCAATGCTCATGGCTGCACCAGCTCTTAGTTATTACGATGCCAACAAATCAACAGTGGTCAGTGCCGACGCCAGCAGTTATGGCCTTGGAGCTGCCCTGTTGCAAGACCATGATGGAGAGTTGCGGCCCGTTGCCTTTTGCTCGCGCACCCTCACTGATGCAGAGAAGAGGTATTCGCAGATCGAAAAGGAGTGTCTGGCATCTGTCTGGGCCTGTGAACGTTTCGCCCGCTACATCCAAGGTATGGGACGAGTCCGTTTACAAACTGACCACAAGCCACTGGTGCCATTGATCAACTCATACGATCTGGACAAAACGCCACTACGATGCCAGAGACTGCTTATGCGCCTCATGCGATTCAACGTCACTGCTGAACATGTTCCCGGTAAGCAGCTAGTAGTTGCAGATACACTCTCCAGACATCCACTGAAAGACAGTTACGTGCCTGAAACAGAAACGCAAGTAAAGGCATATGTGAACACTATGGTGGCTAGCAAACCAATCAAGTCAACCAAGCTTGAGGAAATTCGCAAAGTCACACAAAGCGATGCCGAACTTCAAAAAGTAATCACATTCATCCGAAAAGGGTGGCCTCGTAGAATGACAGAGGGCTCACCACTGCGTGGATACTATGCAGCCAGAGGTCACTTATCGGAGTCGGACAGTCTGGTCCTATATCACGACCGCATAGTAGTTCCAGCAGTACTCAGAGCTGGGGTCCTGGACCAACTGCATGAAGGCCACCAGGGCCTCACCAAATGTCGGGAGCGAGCCAAGTTGACAGTTTGGTGGCCAAACATCGGAGCTCAGATCACAAACAAAGTGAAATTATGTGATTTTTGCAGAGAGCACAAACCTACACAAAGACGTGAACCGCTGGTAACCACTCCCCTGCCCAGTGGCCCATGGCAAAGGATTGCCGTTGATCTGTTTGAGTTAGAGGGTAAGACTTTTCTTGTCGCTGTCGATTATTTCTCTAGAGACATTGAGATTGCTTCCCTCACCACCATTACCAGCAAGCAAGTTATCAACAAGCTCAAGCACATTTTCGTGAGATGGGGCATCCCGCTAGAACTGGTCAGTGACAACGGGACACAGTTCACATCAGCCGAGTTCCAAGATTTCAAACAGAGGTATGGTTTCACTCACATTACCTCCAGCCCACATTATCCACAGTCGAACGGAGCTGCTGAAAGGGCTGTTCGGACTGCCAAGTACATCCTCAAGCAGCCGGACCCCTGCTTAGCCCTTATGGGTTATCGCTCTACACCAATCGCAGCAACAGGTGAAAGCCCAGCACAACTCATGACTGGTAGACAAATCCGTACTACTGTTCCTGT
It includes:
- the LOC113060511 gene encoding matrilin-2-like, with product MDYHKQTILFIMLISYCAGMVCSCACSSNLKHCANIYQMSVDFQTAEQMCREQGGQLSVQSNGSDKVVDYLIDNLIGDFWSGLHLPSDKCLNNTSALRGEEWTNLETEEAPCLPLCMSVSSDGTRTPRPCTDKLDGFLCEDSQGDLCKGRAVILDNTRCMNAPCEHVCTPVKAGYKCSCIERFRANARDPRRCDFYCAKNVCAALCMRSGSACWCPAGFVRSDQNCEDINECDSNHDCAHKCINTIGSYRCECYEPFILVNGSECTRVRSFYNGIKVLTTPSPNYIARGTLSTPGEFAGLIIFLVMAGFALLILVHYLRGRKATVQECNPSDSGEFQKTVSK